ATCAGTAagttctataaaaaaattatgtatgtgGAGTTAAAACTATGCATTTAATGTTAGACAAACCTTTTGTTCATTTAGATGAATTTTCTGTCAAGTTATTATTGAAAGGGATTACTAGAAAGAAACAGCATTTACCACTACAAGCGTTAGCTATTACTGTAGATATGTTATTAGATATTAATAGAGTTATAAATCACGACGATCCAAAGCAGTGCACTATatggtgtttatttttatttgcctttttcTTAATGGCGCGCAAATCTAATTTAGTACCTGATTCTAAAATGTCTTTTGACAAAGATAAACAGTTAACCAGAAATAAAGTAATTTTAGAGGGTAATATTGctattgtaatttttaattgGTCAAAAACCATACAGATGGGCAATCGAATTTTGAAGATACCATTGATTGAAAATACTAGATCTGCATTATGTCCATTAAGAGCTTATAGAAATATGTGTAAATTAATTCCTGCCGCCGGAGATAGTCCAGCCTTTTTATTTCCTAGTAAACACAAGTTAGTTCCTGTGACTTATACAGATTTTCAGCGGTATATTAAAGAGTTTTTTAGTAAGATAGACAGGAATCCACGACTATTTTCTACTCACAGTTTCCGCCGAGGGGGTGCGACCTTTGCTTTTGAATCTAAGGTACCTGCAGAGTTAATACAAGTTCATGGTGATTGGGCAAGTGATGCCTATAAATCATATCTTCAATTTTCTTTATCCGAAAAAGTCTCTGTTGCTAAGGCCATGACTAAATTTATCCCTTAATTGCAGTAATGAAGAAGAGGGTGTTAATCTTATGTGACTCTATTGGGAAATATCTGGATGGGATGAAAGACACGGTTGTACAGAGTTTTAGTGGAGCTAATTTAGGTTACATTTAATATGTTATTGATAAGGAGTATATATATCTTCATGAGTTTGATAGCTTTtcgcatattattttacattttggtaCCAATGATATAGAGAAACATTATATAGagattattttatgtaaatttagaaatttgatATATAGTGTAAGAAATAGAAATAGAGACATAAATATCTTGATATCTTCTATTTTACCGCGACCAGTTGATTTTGTTCAGTTAGGATATAAGGTTGTTCAGATTAATAAAGCCTTGATTGGTATTTGTAAAGATGAGAaaataagtttcattaagtCTTATAGAAGATTTTTATTTAAGGgccaaaataaaagtttacctTGTTTTATATTCTGAGCCAAAGATAattgttcaatgtgcatacaaacaattttaaaatttacaaaggcaATGTAcacatacagggttaaaaaatcaaaagaatgtaagaataaattacagaaatagaccgagattcaaactaatccaaaagttatacatagaatttatgagaatccaaaaattgttaattccactacgccattgattgattttgacgtttgtggttcaacgtatatgggtcattttcaaaaaatgtcgaATTTTCAGTACACCCAtgctaacttttttttatttctaatggaAATTTCAGTTGTAATGGTTTAAATGTAAGCTTGTCGGATTTGTGATTCAGAACATTAATAATAAACACACCTTACATCTATTTTGATAAGATTAAACTGCATTTAAGACCGATTTCGAGGGTATTTGTCTGCGTACAGTGTcagaaaaacacatttcaaatgatttttttgcgatTTTCTTATCGCCTTGATATCTGCAAAAGGGACTTTTTAAGAACGTTAAATATTACTCTAACGAAAAATCGTAGCTTCTTTATCATTGTATGTAACATCTTATCTACAAACTAAATTGAATCAGCGTACAGGAGGATCATGTCTTTCCTGTTTCCGCTACTTAAATCAGGCGTTTAATTATTCTCCCTATGAATATTGAATCAGTCAGTGTTGATCTCAAAATTGCAAAGTaatctttacatttaaaacGCCTCGTTTCTTGAACGACAGTGTAGAGAAAGGAAATTTCAAGAcatttagtgaaaaaaaaagagCGTACTTTTTTCATGTCTATGCTGTTACCAccaattttgattaattacacCAACAGTATACTTGTAAAAAGTGCAATAACGTGTTGGAAACCAAATTCACAATAGAAAAACATAATCGCTTCACCAAAGGGAGTAGTTATTTCACAACAGCAATCAAAAACGATGAAATTTGTCTATCCTGTTATGTCTATCCTGTTACTATGGTTTCTATGGTTACAGTAACAGGATAGACAATTGTAGACAAAAAcgtcgttaatttttttatcttaacatATAGGTGCAAAACGAATAAAATATTTCGTTGTTTGAACTCATCTTAAGGTTATAACGTCTTAATCTTCCTAATTAAGCATTGGCAGGTGCAATACTAATATcggtaacaggatagacaaaaAGGTAACAGGATAGACTTTTATATAGTGATATATCAGAAACGTACGTTCCTGTTACCAATGAAATACAGAGAAAAGTAAACTTACTTATGAGGGATTTACTTGATGTTGGGTTTATTTGAAAGGGTGAAAAAATGCCGAACAATATGAATTGATATCTTAGACTTGCATTACTGGTGGTAATTTTTACAATCTTTGAAAACCAATTTTTAGAGGCATTTTTCAGTACAACCTGGAAAATGGGCAAATAATCTATTATATTACAgaatgaatatatatagaaGTTTATTCTCTTGAAAACCATCTAATTGACTACGTAAAACAAGCTTAACATTTTATCTAAACCTTTTCTTAATAACccaaaatttcttttgaaaatggtaacaggatagacaaaaTAATGAACCACCGATCAAAAAAAGTTTCAACATATTCTTGTTTGGCATCATTAAGATTGCatcttttaatatgttgttctTAAAGtactgtttgttttgatttgcgTATGTAGAGGGTTGTTTGAATAagtaacttttaatatttttttcaatttcaaaattcgacattttttgaaaatgacccatatagtaattcataataaaaaaatatatcaaatgacaTATGAAACAACTATTCACCAAAGTACAATATACTTCGAATAAAGCAACTTTAGGTCACCATATATATGTTCATCAACAACGACGGTTTATTATCTCCGTGATTcgattttgaaatgatttaataAGATTGAAACTTTGTTCGTTAGATGTTTAAGTGTTAAAGTAAAAGATTCAATTATTGCTCATGAAATCAAACTCTTAACACAAGTGACACAGGCAGGAGTAGACTTTCGATGCTTTTCATGTCTCAGATCAATTGcagtttctatttcttttttgtctGAACTATTTGGTTCCTATGTTACACATCACTTCATATACAAACGTATTCGATATTAACATGGTAGACATTGACCATTACAAACTCCTCTAATAAAAGAAATTGGCAACCGTCTTCCCTACCAAGTTCAACATGATATAAAATCAGGTGCTTGATTCTATTCTGTGTTGTTCAATAATTTAGGAAAGTTTCATTGATAACTGTTGCATGTAGCCCATTGAGGTTAATAGTTAAGACCTCctttaattcattcaaatatataattatgtgcaatatataatctttttttttcttataaaaataacagtAAAGATGTCAAATCAATATTACACGAGAAGATAACAAACAAAGTGTATATTAGTTAATAGAATCAATGTCCTCAAGACACTGTGATAATGACATTGGCTGGTACTCCTTTGACTTGATTCTTTCTAGCAGTTCTATCTGTAAATCAAGCTTATTTCATTTCCTTCTTCTGCTTTTTAATCTCACCTCTAAAATGCGAAACCTgttgaacaaaaaaatgttaatgataTGAATTAATCAACAATTGTACatgaataaattgtaaaaagattacAAGCTCCTGTACAAGTAAATGATTACAATGCATTTTAAGAAAAACGatcagcatagaaaactaatttgatataaatatatgtggGATATACACCAAGGAGACAGTAACCCTATGACAAAATATTACGAAACTTCATTAAGAGGAAAGGGCCAAATACTTCAACAATATGTAAAGGAAGGTCGTATTTTACAATGAAGGTAACCAATGGTAATAGACTTTTTGAATGTTTGCCAGGACGACATTTAAGAGAACATTACTTTGTCTCCGCAGTTTAAAAGAGTTACTAAAAAGGATTCTCATCATTCATGTGTCAACATCCAGCAACAtctggctttataaatattttgatatgagcgtcactgatgagtctcactgatgtagacgaaacgcgcgtctggcgtactaaattataatcctggtacctttgataactatttacaccactgggtcgatgccactgttggtggacgtttcgtccccgagggtatcaccagcccagtagtcaacatttcggtgttgacatgaatatcaataatgtggtcatttaaGCTCAtatggcccgaagggccaagtgagcttttcccatcacttggcgtccggcgtccgtcgtcgtcgtccgtcgtcgttaacttttacaaaaatcttctcctctgaaactactgggccaaatgaaaccaaacttggccacaatcatcattggggtatctagttaaaaaaatgtgtgtcgtgacccgccaaaccaaacaagatggccgccatggctaaaaatagaacataggggtaaaatgcagtttttggcttataactcaaaaaccaaagcatttagagcaaatctgacatgtggtaaaaatgtttatcaggtcaagatctatctgccctgaaattttcagatgaatcggtcaatcggttgttgggttgctgcccctgaattggtaattttgaggaaattttgctgtttttggttattatcttgaatattattatagatagagataaactgtaaacagcaataatgttcagcaaagtaagatctacaaataagtcaaatgaccgaaatggtcagttgacccgtttaggagttattgccctttatagtcaatttttaaccatttttcgtaaattaaagtaatcttttacaaaaatcttctcctctgaaactactgggccaaattaaaccaaacttggccacaatcatctttagggtatcttgtttaaaaaatgtgtggcgtgacctggtcaaccaaccaagatggctgccacggctaaaaatagaacataggggtaaaatgctgtttttggcttataactcaaaaaccaaagcattttgaggaaatctgacatgggataaaaatgtttatcaggtcaagatctatctgctctgaaattttcagatgaatcagtcaacctgttgttgggttgctgcccctgaattggtaattttgaggaaattttgctgtttttggttattatcttgaatattattatagatagagataaactgtaaacatcaataatgttcagcaaagttagatttacaaataagtcaacatgattgaaatggtcagttgacccctttaggagttattcccctttatagtcaatttttaaccatttttcataaatctaagtaatcttttacaaaatctccactgaaactactaggccacaatcatctttggggtatctagtttgaaaaatgtgtcccaTGACCTGGCCAtttaaccaagatggccgccacggctaaacatagaacataggggtaaaatgcagtttttggcttataactatgaaaccaaagcatttagagcaaatctgacaagaagtgttaataaagtcaatatctatctgccctgaatttttcagatgaattggacaactggttgttgggctgctgccctccaattggtaatttttaaagaaattttgccgtttttagTTATcatgaatactattatagatagcgataaactgtaaacagcaataatgttcagcaaagtaagatctacaaataggtcaaaatgacctaaatggtcaattgaccccttaaggagttattgccctttatagtcaatttttatcaattttcattaatttggtaaatttatgtaaatttttaccaaatatagttctctgttactaatgggcaaagttcattataaatataattgtaagaagcataagttcagtaaagtaagaacttcaaacacatcaccatcaccaaaatacaattttgtcatgaatccatttgtgtcctttgtttaatatgcacatagaccaaggtgagcgacacaggctctttagagcctctagttataaatttcctgtttacaaaacattgaattttacgaaaaactaaggattttcttataccaggcatagattaccttagccgtatttgacacaactttttcgaattttggatcctcaatgctcttcatctttgcacttgtttggctttataaatattttgatatgagcgtcactgatgagtcttgtgtagacgaaacgcacgtctggcgtactaaattataatcctggtacctttgataactatttacaccactgggtcgatgccactgctgatggacgtttcgtccccgagggtatcaccagcccagtagtcaacatttcggttttgacatgaatatcaataatgtggtcatttttataaatttcctgcttacaaaacattgaatattacgaaaaactaaggatgttcttataccaggcatagattaccttagccgtatttggcacaactttttggaattttggatcctcaatgctctttatctttgtacttgttggctctataaatattttgatatgagcgtcactgctgagtcttgtgtagacgaaacgcgcgtctggcgtactaaattataatcctggtacctttgataactatgtattTATAAGTGCTCACATGTCATAACTCATCTGCTGACCAAATACGACTGTGTTCGGTTTAATGGAAGGAGCGGACAAACAGGGTGAATGTAAGTCGTCAATACAATGTACCAGTGTGACACTCTGTGGGAGTACACTAAATTGTATATGTGTAGACAGTATGTAAATAGGAAAATTGTCCTGAATAGGCATGAAACATTTGTCCCTGGATGTTAaggaaaaataatttaacaatcaattttcaatattactACTAGTAcatatattaaaacaacaaatcTGTACATTTATTGTCAACAAAGTATAGGGAACACATTATACTACCGGATATACTAAACTGTTATAAATATCCCGAAACTCATGCACATCTCCTGCTGTTGCTTTTCTCTTCTTTGTAGCAGTAGGGACAGTATGGGCTTCATTGCTGAGCACAGGTCTAGTTGGGTTTACCACAATTGGTACTCTCGGTTACCAATATACCCTGCAATAACTGATGGTGACTGAGGTGAAGGAGGTGTTTGAGGTTGCAGTTAGGAGGCAGATCGGAATTCTGCAGCTGACTTGATAAATCACGAAACCCTGTACAAGCCACTTCAGAATCTTCTGACAATCTAGCCGCAGTTGTACTAgctaaaataaagacaaaatagCTCTTCAATTTAACGTCGTATTAAGCAAATTAATGCGCAAAAGTTTTAGTTTCAAAAGTTCAATAGGggtataaacattttaaaatttagatcaaaaatatgttaattttaatttttaatttaaacatatttatttagagtggattgggaaacaagttttgcaacttatattaatccctttccactttgcgggtgcgagtgctgccttgtagcggcattagcctactctttttcgaaatctacaagggtgtctttaacgtgcaataTGTTATGGTGCTTATCCCCTCTTTTTTTGTTGGTGTCTGAAatgttcttttatatttttattttttaaacaacattttctatctatttgatatatttattattttattaattggtTTG
The nucleotide sequence above comes from Mytilus trossulus isolate FHL-02 chromosome 5, PNRI_Mtr1.1.1.hap1, whole genome shotgun sequence. Encoded proteins:
- the LOC134717827 gene encoding uncharacterized protein LOC134717827, coding for MHLMLDKPFVHLDEFSVKLLLKGITRKKQHLPLQALAITVDMLLDINRVINHDDPKQCTIWCLFLFAFFLMARKSNLVPDSKMSFDKDKQLTRNKVILEGNIAIVIFNWSKTIQMGNRILKIPLIENTRSALCPLRAYRNMCKLIPAAGDSPAFLFPSKHKLVPVTYTDFQRYIKEFFSKIDRNPRLFSTHSFRRGGATFAFESKVPAELIQVHGDWASDAYKSYLQFSLSEKVSVAKAMTKFIP